One stretch of Deltaproteobacteria bacterium DNA includes these proteins:
- a CDS encoding TIGR04282 family arsenosugar biosynthesis glycosyltransferase, with amino-acid sequence MAASERNKDCILFFVKAPEQTTVKSRLAEAVGEVTARELYRNFVLDMLDTLSTITARVKYDLWVCFYPPEAGQEIRAWLGSSYTCVPQQGSDLGERMQNAFLASFAAGYSRAILLGSDTPDLTSEIINEGLTRLTTHPAVIGPACDGGYYLLGFQSQAFLPAIFCGMPWSTWKVYSLTREVFRRANFNVSVLLPWRDIDTIADLQTLRVSCRNSSFAHSRTMRYMLQGNEEV; translated from the coding sequence ATGGCGGCGAGCGAAAGAAATAAGGATTGCATCCTTTTTTTTGTTAAAGCACCGGAGCAGACGACCGTTAAATCACGGCTGGCAGAGGCGGTCGGCGAAGTAACGGCGAGGGAACTCTATCGTAATTTTGTCCTGGATATGCTGGATACCCTGTCCACTATCACAGCCAGGGTCAAGTATGACCTGTGGGTGTGCTTTTATCCCCCTGAGGCCGGGCAGGAGATCCGGGCTTGGCTGGGCAGCTCCTATACCTGCGTCCCCCAGCAGGGGAGTGATCTGGGCGAACGGATGCAAAACGCCTTTCTGGCCAGCTTTGCGGCGGGATACAGCCGGGCAATCCTGCTCGGGAGCGATACCCCCGACCTCACAAGTGAAATCATTAACGAGGGATTGACCCGCTTGACCACCCACCCCGCCGTCATCGGGCCGGCCTGTGATGGCGGTTATTATCTGCTGGGTTTTCAGTCGCAGGCCTTTCTCCCGGCTATTTTTTGCGGGATGCCCTGGAGTACGTGGAAAGTTTATTCGCTTACCCGGGAGGTTTTCCGGCGTGCGAACTTTAACGTCTCCGTCCTGCTGCCCTGGCGGGATATTGATACCATCGCCGACCTCCAGACTCTCCGGGTAAGTTGCCGAAACAGCAGCTTTGCCCATTCCCGAACGATGCGTTATATGCTGCAAGGTAATGAAGAGGTCTAA
- a CDS encoding TIGR04283 family arsenosugar biosynthesis glycosyltransferase: MRFSVIIPVLHEAAGINDLLDHLRRLKDAGHCEIIVVDGSADQDTMLPIAASDVICLPSPPGRARQMNAGAALASGDVLIFLHADTRLPTDALQLIGRAMTGSAYWGGAFNLGIRSGKWIYRLIAWIASLRSRLTRIPYGDQAIFIRRTAFRNLGGFPVIPIMEDVALMRQIKKRGGKITIIPRPVVTSPRRWESEGVLCATLRNWLLLAAYMLGRPPEKLARYYKNANHDLN; encoded by the coding sequence ATGCGTTTCTCCGTAATTATTCCCGTCCTGCATGAAGCCGCCGGAATAAATGATCTGCTTGATCATCTGCGCCGGTTGAAAGACGCCGGGCACTGCGAGATCATCGTTGTAGATGGCAGCGCCGATCAGGACACCATGCTGCCCATCGCGGCAAGCGATGTCATCTGTCTTCCCTCACCTCCCGGCAGGGCCCGGCAGATGAATGCGGGGGCCGCTTTGGCATCAGGCGATGTCCTTATTTTTCTTCATGCCGACACCCGCTTGCCGACCGACGCCCTGCAGCTGATTGGCCGGGCGATGACCGGCTCCGCTTATTGGGGAGGGGCCTTCAACCTGGGCATCCGTTCCGGTAAATGGATTTACCGGTTAATTGCCTGGATTGCTTCCTTACGTTCCCGTCTTACCCGCATCCCTTACGGTGATCAGGCCATTTTTATCCGCCGCACCGCCTTCCGGAATCTGGGGGGATTTCCGGTCATACCCATTATGGAAGATGTCGCCCTGATGCGTCAGATCAAGAAAAGGGGTGGCAAGATCACCATTATCCCCCGCCCGGTCGTTACTTCCCCCCGCCGCTGGGAAAGCGAGGGTGTGCTCTGCGCCACCCTGCGCAACTGGCTGCTGCTGGCGGCCTATATGCTGGGTAGACCGCCGGAAAAGCTGGCCCGCTATTATAAAAACGCAAATCACGATCTGAATTGA